One Streptomyces sp. NBC_01237 genomic region harbors:
- a CDS encoding helix-turn-helix transcriptional regulator, whose translation MATPAQHATDGIKAHRLAELREFLMSRRARVTPAEAGLPDGGARRRTPGLRREEVAVLAGVGVSWYQWLEQGRDITVSPHVLDAVARVLRLSSAERRHLYSLAGLNPPPAEVDPAHADMCEGLTRLIDAWMPFPAHIMDRYWNTVLYNDAASMVLGMRPGIVQNCLIAFFTDPVYRSRSGTGWSALAPQVVAQFRAACSECPDDEGFRAVIDEAKGASAEFAELWQRRDVAPGGQVRKELHHPVVGTLSVESTHLRVPARPDLAIVLHTPLPATGTESKLQWLASPEGRRGSMYPVPG comes from the coding sequence GTGGCCACACCGGCCCAGCACGCGACGGACGGCATCAAGGCGCACCGGCTCGCCGAACTGCGCGAATTCCTGATGAGCCGACGGGCCCGGGTCACCCCGGCCGAGGCGGGTCTGCCGGACGGCGGTGCCCGTCGCCGCACCCCCGGACTGCGCCGCGAGGAGGTCGCCGTCCTCGCCGGAGTGGGCGTCTCCTGGTACCAGTGGCTGGAGCAGGGGCGCGACATCACCGTCTCCCCGCACGTGCTGGACGCGGTCGCCCGGGTGCTGCGGCTCAGCAGCGCCGAGCGCCGTCACCTCTACTCCCTGGCCGGGCTGAACCCGCCCCCGGCCGAGGTCGACCCGGCCCACGCGGACATGTGCGAGGGGCTGACCCGGCTGATCGACGCCTGGATGCCGTTCCCGGCCCACATCATGGACCGCTACTGGAACACCGTGCTGTACAACGACGCGGCCTCGATGGTGCTGGGCATGCGCCCCGGCATCGTGCAGAACTGTCTGATCGCCTTCTTCACCGATCCCGTCTACCGCTCCCGGTCCGGGACCGGCTGGTCCGCGCTCGCCCCGCAGGTCGTGGCGCAGTTCCGGGCCGCCTGCTCGGAGTGCCCGGACGACGAGGGCTTCCGGGCCGTCATCGACGAGGCGAAGGGGGCGAGCGCCGAGTTCGCCGAACTGTGGCAGCGGCGCGACGTCGCCCCGGGCGGCCAGGTCCGCAAGGAGCTGCACCACCCGGTGGTGGGCACCCTGTCCGTGGAGTCCACCCACCTCCGGGTGCCGGCCCGGCCCGATCTGGCGATCGTGCTGCACACCCCGCTGCCGGCCACCGGCACGGAGAGCAAGCTCCAGTGGCTGGCCTCACCGGAGGGCCGGCGCGGTTCCATGTACCCGGTGCCGGGGTGA
- a CDS encoding MmcQ/YjbR family DNA-binding protein gives MTPERLRAFCLEFNASAEEFPFGPETSVFKVLGKMFALSALDGRPLTVNLKCDPDEAVRLREEHAAIVPGWHMNKRHWNTVTVSGVPDRKLRELIEDSYDLVVAGLPKAERLRLDRP, from the coding sequence ATGACACCGGAGCGGCTGAGGGCGTTCTGCCTGGAGTTCAACGCGAGCGCGGAGGAGTTCCCGTTCGGCCCGGAGACCTCGGTCTTCAAGGTGCTCGGCAAGATGTTCGCGCTCAGCGCGCTGGACGGGCGGCCACTGACGGTCAACCTGAAGTGCGACCCGGACGAGGCGGTACGGCTCCGGGAGGAGCATGCCGCGATCGTCCCCGGCTGGCACATGAACAAACGCCACTGGAACACGGTGACGGTCTCCGGGGTGCCGGACCGGAAGCTGCGCGAGCTGATCGAGGACTCGTACGACCTGGTGGTGGCGGGCCTGCCGAAAGCGGAACGGCTGCGGCTGGACCGGCCGTAG
- a CDS encoding carbohydrate kinase family protein codes for MSTDIPGIDPLLALRAPQDPACDVFLTGTVFLDIIFTGLDSAPVRGTESWARGMGSSPGGVANMATALARLGLHTSLAAAFGDDHYGEYCWDALEQGEGIDLSMSHTVPGWHSPVTVSMAYEGERTMVSHGHEAPAPAMATVPGRTFPHCPPRARAAIASLAPGRSEPWVASAARHGARIFGDVGWDETGRWDLDALPDLAHCEAFLPNAEEAMRYTRTDCPRAAAHALADRVPLAVVTLGAEGAYAVDGRTGATAEVPAIAVAALDPTGAGDVFVAGFVTGTLANWPLADRLAFAGLTAALSVQEFGGSLSAPGWVEIAAWWQQVRTCADQDPAALERYAFLQELLPAAARSWPLRRAVPTIGFRQ; via the coding sequence GTGAGCACAGACATTCCAGGCATCGACCCGCTGCTGGCGCTGCGCGCCCCGCAGGACCCCGCGTGCGACGTCTTCCTGACCGGCACGGTCTTCCTCGACATCATCTTCACCGGGCTGGACAGCGCCCCGGTGCGCGGCACCGAGTCCTGGGCACGGGGCATGGGCTCCAGCCCCGGCGGTGTCGCCAACATGGCCACCGCCCTCGCCCGGCTCGGCCTGCACACCTCACTGGCCGCGGCCTTCGGCGACGACCACTACGGGGAGTACTGCTGGGACGCCCTCGAACAGGGCGAAGGCATCGACCTGTCGATGTCCCACACCGTCCCCGGCTGGCACTCACCGGTCACGGTCTCCATGGCCTACGAGGGCGAGCGGACGATGGTCTCCCACGGCCACGAGGCGCCGGCCCCCGCCATGGCCACCGTGCCCGGCCGGACGTTCCCGCACTGCCCGCCGCGCGCACGGGCCGCCATCGCCTCGCTCGCCCCGGGCCGCAGCGAACCCTGGGTGGCCTCCGCCGCCCGGCACGGCGCCCGGATCTTCGGCGACGTCGGCTGGGACGAGACCGGCCGCTGGGACCTGGACGCGCTGCCGGACCTGGCGCACTGCGAGGCGTTCCTGCCCAACGCCGAGGAGGCGATGCGCTACACCCGCACCGACTGCCCGCGAGCCGCCGCCCACGCACTCGCCGACCGCGTGCCCCTCGCCGTGGTCACCCTGGGCGCGGAAGGCGCGTACGCCGTCGACGGGCGGACCGGCGCCACGGCCGAGGTGCCCGCCATCGCCGTGGCGGCACTCGATCCGACCGGGGCCGGTGATGTCTTCGTCGCCGGGTTCGTCACCGGAACCCTCGCCAACTGGCCGCTGGCCGACCGGCTGGCCTTCGCCGGGCTGACCGCGGCCCTCTCGGTGCAGGAGTTCGGCGGTTCGCTGTCGGCTCCCGGCTGGGTGGAGATCGCCGCCTGGTGGCAGCAGGTGCGCACCTGCGCCGACCAGGACCCGGCCGCGCTGGAGCGGTACGCGTTCCTCCAGGAACTGCTGCCCGCCGCCGCCCGCTCCTGGCCGCTGCGCCGCGCGGTGCCGACGATCGGCTTCCGTCAGTGA
- a CDS encoding MFS transporter, with amino-acid sequence MSSRPRAAWPLVAVFTAGYLAAYLLPTIVGRLSVHLGLSAAQAGLVGSALLLSSASAGFTLAGRVERWGARRPARIGLTLAIVGYGCAALAGSVPLVVLGAMIGGLGSGTATAVAAAGIAAQRDPHRTSSLGLLTVSATAGALYLTIPHLEGGHRLPFASIALVALLVWPATARLGTATAAQSPAQVSGRLPHRRSGLVLAAGMLIWSMAQNALWGVSSRIGVAQVGLSEVTIGAVFAAALGAGLLGVMGAGMLGARLGRAVPIGLGTMIIAVSIVLSSSARDLGSFATGEILWNTVYPVVLSYLIGLAASLDIRGRWAVLAGSASSVGVACGPLLGSVLSEQAGYPAMGLVLGAVTLLVAAPVTAVALHTGGRPLVPGSVRRRGGAPAALLAATTGGLPGAVPKLGSPEQAVTELVVPALRRRRLGRNAFRTAGPAGGSGQSNAYASTSER; translated from the coding sequence ATGTCCTCGCGCCCTCGCGCCGCGTGGCCCTTGGTTGCCGTGTTCACCGCCGGTTACCTCGCCGCCTATCTGCTCCCCACCATCGTCGGCCGGCTCAGCGTCCATCTGGGCCTCAGTGCGGCCCAGGCCGGCCTGGTCGGCAGTGCACTCCTGCTGAGTTCGGCCAGTGCCGGTTTCACTCTGGCGGGCCGCGTCGAGCGCTGGGGGGCGCGGAGACCGGCACGTATCGGACTGACGCTGGCGATAGTGGGCTACGGCTGTGCCGCGCTGGCCGGGTCCGTTCCGCTGGTGGTCCTGGGCGCGATGATCGGTGGCCTCGGTTCCGGTACGGCGACCGCCGTCGCCGCGGCCGGGATCGCCGCCCAGCGCGACCCGCACCGGACCTCGTCGCTCGGGCTGCTCACCGTCTCCGCGACCGCGGGCGCCCTCTATCTGACGATCCCGCACCTGGAAGGCGGCCACCGGCTGCCGTTCGCCTCGATCGCGCTGGTCGCCCTGCTCGTCTGGCCCGCCACCGCACGGCTCGGTACCGCCACGGCGGCGCAGAGCCCGGCGCAGGTCTCCGGACGCCTGCCGCACCGCCGCTCCGGTCTGGTGCTGGCGGCCGGGATGCTCATCTGGTCCATGGCGCAGAACGCGCTGTGGGGTGTGAGCAGCCGCATCGGTGTCGCACAGGTGGGGCTCTCCGAGGTCACCATCGGCGCGGTGTTCGCCGCCGCGCTCGGAGCCGGGCTGCTCGGTGTGATGGGTGCCGGAATGCTGGGCGCGCGGCTCGGCAGGGCGGTGCCGATCGGTCTCGGCACGATGATCATCGCGGTGAGCATCGTGCTCAGTTCCTCGGCGCGGGACCTCGGTTCGTTCGCGACCGGCGAGATCCTGTGGAACACCGTCTACCCGGTGGTCCTGTCGTATCTGATCGGCCTCGCCGCCTCGCTGGACATACGCGGTCGCTGGGCGGTCCTCGCGGGCTCGGCCTCGTCCGTCGGGGTGGCCTGCGGCCCGCTCCTGGGCAGTGTGCTCTCCGAGCAGGCCGGTTACCCGGCGATGGGCCTGGTCCTGGGAGCGGTCACGCTGCTGGTGGCGGCCCCCGTCACCGCCGTCGCGCTGCACACCGGTGGCCGTCCGCTGGTGCCCGGTTCGGTCCGCCGTCGCGGTGGTGCCCCGGCCGCGCTGCTCGCCGCGACCACCGGTGGCCTGCCCGGCGCCGTGCCCAAGCTCGGTTCACCGGAACAGGCCGTCACGGAGCTCGTGGTGCCCGCCCTGCGCCGCAGGCGCCTGGGCCGGAACGCGTTCCGGACGGCCGGTCCGGCGGGCGGGTCCGGTCAGTCGAACGCGTACGCCTCGACCTCGGAGAGGTAG
- a CDS encoding hemolysin family protein encodes MSLPLITGAVLLVVVGWLAACAETGIARTSSFRAAEAVRAGRRGSAKLAQIAADPTRYLNVALLVRVACEMSAGVLVTYACLKEFPQTWEALAVAMGVMVLVSYVAIGVSPRTIGRQHPLNTATAAAYVLLPLARVMGPIPQLLILLGNALTPGKGFRKGPFASEAELRAMVDLAEAESLIEDDERRMVHSVFELGDTLVREVMVPRTDLVCIERYKTIRQALTLALRSGFSRIPVTGENEDDIVGIVYLKDLVRKTHINRESEADLVSTAMRPAAFVPDTKNAGDLLREMQQDRSHVAVVIDEYGGTAGIVTIEDILEEIVGEITDEYDRELPPVQELENGCYRVTARLDIGDLGELFGIDEYDDEDVETVGGLLAKALGRVPIAGASAVVDLPDSRKLRLTAESPAGRRNKIVTVLVEPEGAQAE; translated from the coding sequence GTGAGCCTCCCGCTCATCACGGGTGCCGTTCTGCTGGTCGTCGTCGGCTGGCTGGCGGCCTGCGCGGAGACGGGCATCGCCCGCACGTCGAGCTTCCGGGCGGCGGAGGCGGTACGGGCGGGGCGGCGCGGCAGCGCGAAGCTGGCGCAGATCGCGGCCGACCCGACCCGCTATCTCAATGTGGCCCTGCTGGTGCGGGTCGCCTGCGAGATGTCCGCCGGGGTGCTCGTCACCTACGCCTGCCTGAAGGAGTTCCCGCAGACGTGGGAGGCGCTGGCCGTGGCGATGGGCGTGATGGTCCTCGTCAGCTATGTCGCTATCGGGGTCTCCCCGCGCACCATCGGCCGCCAGCACCCGCTGAACACGGCGACGGCGGCGGCGTACGTCCTGCTGCCGCTGGCCAGGGTCATGGGCCCGATCCCCCAGCTGCTGATCCTCCTCGGCAACGCGCTCACCCCCGGCAAGGGGTTCCGCAAGGGCCCGTTCGCCAGCGAGGCGGAACTGCGGGCGATGGTCGACCTCGCGGAGGCGGAGTCGCTGATCGAGGACGACGAGCGCCGCATGGTGCACTCGGTCTTCGAGCTGGGCGACACGCTCGTGCGCGAAGTGATGGTGCCGCGCACCGACCTGGTCTGCATCGAGCGCTACAAGACGATCCGGCAGGCCCTGACGCTCGCCCTGCGCTCCGGTTTCTCGCGGATTCCGGTGACCGGGGAGAACGAGGACGACATAGTCGGCATCGTCTATCTCAAGGACCTGGTCCGCAAGACGCACATCAACCGGGAGTCGGAGGCCGATCTGGTCTCCACGGCGATGCGGCCCGCGGCGTTCGTGCCGGACACGAAGAACGCCGGGGACCTGCTGCGGGAGATGCAGCAGGACCGCAGCCATGTCGCGGTCGTCATCGACGAGTACGGCGGCACGGCCGGCATCGTCACGATCGAGGACATCCTGGAGGAGATCGTCGGCGAGATCACCGACGAGTACGACCGCGAACTCCCGCCGGTCCAGGAGCTGGAGAACGGCTGCTACCGGGTGACCGCACGCCTCGACATCGGCGACCTCGGCGAGCTGTTCGGGATCGACGAGTACGACGACGAGGACGTGGAGACGGTCGGCGGGCTTCTCGCGAAGGCGCTCGGCCGGGTCCCGATCGCCGGTGCGTCCGCGGTGGTCGACCTGCCCGACAGCAGGAAGCTCCGACTGACCGCGGAGTCCCCGGCGGGCCGGCGGAACAAGATCGTCACGGTGCTGGTGGAGCCGGAAGGGGCACAAGCGGAATGA
- the ybeY gene encoding rRNA maturation RNase YbeY codes for MSIDVNNESGTEVDEQAILDIARYALARMRIHPLSELSVIVVDTDAMEQLHIQWMDLPGPTDVMSFPMDELRPPAKDDEEPPQGLLGDIVLCPEVAKKQGEEAETQHSMDEELQLLTVHGVLHLLGYDHEEPDEKAEMFGLQAAIVDGWRGEHGLTGASPAPTVS; via the coding sequence ATGTCGATCGACGTCAACAACGAGTCCGGAACCGAGGTCGACGAGCAGGCGATCCTCGACATCGCCCGCTACGCGCTCGCCCGGATGCGGATCCACCCGCTGTCCGAACTCTCGGTGATCGTGGTGGACACCGACGCCATGGAGCAGCTCCACATCCAGTGGATGGACCTCCCCGGTCCGACGGATGTCATGTCCTTCCCGATGGACGAACTGCGTCCGCCGGCCAAGGACGACGAGGAGCCCCCGCAGGGGCTCCTCGGTGACATCGTGCTCTGCCCGGAGGTCGCGAAGAAGCAGGGCGAAGAGGCGGAGACCCAGCACTCCATGGACGAGGAGCTTCAGCTCCTGACCGTTCATGGAGTGCTGCATCTGCTGGGCTACGACCACGAGGAGCCGGACGAGAAGGCCGAGATGTTCGGTCTTCAGGCGGCCATCGTCGACGGCTGGCGCGGCGAGCACGGACTCACCGGCGCCTCGCCCGCCCCCACCGTCTCGTGA
- a CDS encoding PhoH family protein has translation MTQTPTQPQARAQIRIPAAHPMVMLLGSGDSLLRVIETAFPAADIHVRGNEISATGEAADVALIQRLFDEMMLVLRTGQPMTEDAVERSIAMLRASGNGQGGPHGETPAEVLTQNILSSRGRTIRPKTLNQKRYVDAIDKHTIVFGIGPAGTGKTYLAMAKAVQALQSKQVSRIILTRPAVEAGERLGFLPGTLFDKIDPYLRPLYDALHDMLDPDSIPRLMAAGTIEVAPLAYMRGRAQPVFTNVLTPDGWCPIGDLRVGDLVIGSNGEPTPVLGVYPQGEKDIYRVSAQDGSWTLCCGEHLWTVRTASDRRRDKPWRVLETREMIGDLRAAHARRYELPMLTAPVSHPERDVPMDPYALGLLLGDGCLTGSTTPSYATADPELAEALEGALTGVTLRHRGGPDYVLNRIKAPGDVVTLENPVTGILRQLDLLGTRSHSKFVPDGYLLNSAEVRLGVLQGLLDSDGGPVTQADRTCRIQYSTSSIALRDDVIALVRSLGGVAYTRRRSAEGRAPGLAQGREVHHRYDAHVVDIRLPEGIEPFRLARKADTYHAAGGGGRPMRFIDSIEPAGREEAVCIQVAAEDSLYVTQDYLLTHNTLNDAFIILDEAQNTSAEQMKMFLTRLGFDSKIVVTGDVTQVDLPSGTKSGLRQVQDILEGVEDVHFSRLTSQDVVRHKLVGRIVDAYEKYDSRDSHNGK, from the coding sequence ATGACTCAGACACCCACACAGCCGCAGGCGCGTGCCCAGATCAGGATTCCGGCCGCACACCCCATGGTGATGCTCCTGGGATCGGGCGACTCGCTGCTGCGCGTGATCGAAACGGCTTTCCCGGCGGCCGACATCCATGTCCGGGGCAACGAGATCAGTGCCACGGGCGAGGCAGCCGATGTCGCCCTGATCCAGCGCTTGTTCGACGAGATGATGCTGGTGCTCCGCACCGGGCAGCCGATGACGGAGGACGCAGTGGAACGGTCGATCGCCATGCTCCGGGCGAGCGGCAACGGGCAGGGGGGCCCGCACGGCGAGACACCCGCCGAGGTGCTCACACAGAACATCCTCTCCAGCCGCGGCCGCACCATCCGCCCCAAGACCCTCAACCAGAAGCGGTACGTCGACGCGATCGACAAGCACACGATCGTCTTCGGCATCGGACCCGCCGGCACGGGCAAGACCTACCTCGCCATGGCGAAGGCGGTCCAGGCCCTCCAGTCCAAGCAGGTCAGCCGGATCATCCTGACCCGGCCCGCCGTCGAGGCGGGGGAGCGGCTCGGCTTCCTGCCGGGCACGCTCTTCGACAAGATCGACCCGTATCTGCGCCCGCTCTACGACGCACTCCACGACATGCTCGACCCCGACTCGATCCCGCGGCTGATGGCGGCGGGCACGATCGAGGTGGCGCCGCTGGCCTATATGCGTGGCCGGGCGCAACCCGTCTTCACCAACGTCCTGACGCCGGACGGCTGGTGCCCCATCGGCGATCTCCGGGTCGGTGACCTCGTCATCGGGTCGAACGGCGAGCCGACCCCGGTGCTGGGCGTCTACCCGCAGGGCGAGAAGGACATCTACCGCGTCAGCGCACAGGACGGCTCCTGGACGCTGTGCTGCGGCGAGCACCTGTGGACCGTTCGCACGGCCTCCGACCGCCGCCGCGACAAGCCGTGGCGGGTCCTGGAGACCCGGGAGATGATCGGCGACCTCCGCGCGGCGCACGCCCGCCGCTACGAGCTGCCGATGCTGACCGCGCCGGTGAGCCACCCCGAGCGTGACGTTCCCATGGATCCGTACGCGCTGGGGCTCCTGCTCGGCGACGGATGCCTCACCGGCTCCACCACGCCGTCGTACGCCACGGCCGACCCGGAGCTGGCCGAGGCACTGGAGGGAGCGCTTACGGGCGTCACCCTGCGGCACCGGGGCGGGCCGGACTACGTTCTTAACCGGATCAAGGCGCCGGGCGACGTGGTCACCCTGGAGAACCCCGTCACCGGCATCCTGCGTCAGCTGGACCTGCTGGGGACCCGGTCGCACTCCAAGTTCGTCCCGGACGGCTATCTGCTCAACTCCGCCGAGGTGCGCCTGGGAGTGCTGCAGGGGCTCCTCGACTCCGACGGCGGTCCGGTCACACAGGCGGACCGCACCTGCCGTATCCAGTACTCGACGTCGTCGATCGCCCTGCGGGACGATGTGATCGCCCTCGTGCGGTCGCTGGGAGGCGTCGCGTACACGCGCCGCCGGTCCGCCGAAGGGCGGGCACCCGGCCTCGCCCAGGGGCGGGAGGTGCACCACCGCTATGACGCCCATGTCGTCGATATCCGTCTTCCCGAGGGCATCGAGCCCTTCCGCCTCGCCCGCAAGGCGGACACGTACCACGCTGCCGGGGGCGGCGGACGCCCCATGCGCTTCATCGACAGCATCGAGCCGGCGGGCCGTGAGGAGGCCGTGTGCATTCAGGTGGCGGCCGAGGACTCGCTGTACGTCACCCAGGACTATCTGCTGACGCACAACACCCTGAATGACGCCTTCATCATTCTCGACGAGGCGCAGAACACCAGCGCCGAGCAGATGAAGATGTTCCTCACCCGGCTCGGCTTCGACTCGAAGATCGTCGTCACCGGTGACGTCACCCAGGTCGACCTGCCGAGCGGCACCAAGAGCGGTCTGCGGCAGGTGCAGGACATCCTGGAGGGTGTCGAGGACGTGCACTTCTCCCGGCTCACCTCCCAGGATGTCGTCCGGCACAAGCTGGTCGGCCGTATCGTCGACGCGTACGAGAAGTACGACAGCCGAGACAGCCACAACGGGAAGTAG
- a CDS encoding adenosine deaminase produces MHLPKAELHLHIEGTLEPELAFALARRNGVKLPYATTEELRTAYLFDDLQTFLDLYYALMAVLRTEDDFTELADAYLTRAAAQGVRHAEIFFDPQAHTARGVPIGTVIEGLGRALERSEETHGISTQLILCFLRDRSAESAMETLEAAKPYLHRISAVGLDSAEVGNPPARFREVYEAAAALGLRRVAHAGEEGPPEYIREALDVLGVERIDHGLRCMEDPGLVRRLVADRIPLTLCPLSNVRLRAIDILEDHPLREMMAAGLLCTVNSDDPAYFGGYVGDTFHAVHEALALDHEQLRTLARNSFEAAFLDHDEERRARYLSEVEAYAFD; encoded by the coding sequence GTGCACCTCCCCAAGGCAGAACTCCACCTCCACATCGAAGGCACCCTCGAACCCGAGCTGGCCTTCGCGCTCGCGAGACGCAACGGGGTGAAGCTGCCGTACGCCACCACCGAGGAGCTGCGCACCGCCTACCTCTTCGACGACCTCCAGACCTTCCTCGACCTGTACTACGCGCTGATGGCGGTGCTGCGGACCGAGGACGACTTCACCGAACTCGCCGACGCCTACCTCACCCGCGCCGCCGCCCAGGGCGTACGGCACGCGGAGATCTTCTTCGACCCGCAGGCGCACACCGCCCGCGGTGTCCCGATCGGCACCGTGATCGAGGGACTCGGCAGGGCGCTGGAGCGCAGCGAGGAGACGCACGGCATCTCCACCCAGCTGATCCTGTGCTTCCTGCGCGACCGGTCGGCCGAATCGGCCATGGAGACCCTGGAGGCGGCGAAGCCGTATCTGCACCGGATCAGCGCCGTCGGCCTGGACTCGGCGGAGGTCGGCAACCCGCCCGCCCGGTTCCGTGAGGTGTACGAGGCGGCCGCGGCGCTCGGGCTGCGCAGGGTCGCCCACGCGGGCGAGGAGGGCCCGCCGGAGTACATCCGGGAGGCCCTGGACGTCCTGGGCGTCGAGCGCATCGACCACGGACTGCGCTGTATGGAGGACCCCGGCCTGGTACGGCGGCTGGTCGCGGACCGGATCCCGCTCACGCTCTGCCCGCTGTCCAACGTACGGTTGCGCGCCATCGACATCCTGGAGGATCACCCCCTGCGGGAGATGATGGCCGCCGGGCTGCTCTGCACGGTGAACTCCGACGACCCCGCCTACTTCGGCGGGTACGTCGGAGACACCTTCCACGCGGTCCACGAGGCGCTCGCCCTGGACCACGAACAGCTGCGCACGCTGGCCCGCAACTCCTTCGAGGCGGCCTTCCTCGACCACGACGAGGAGCGCAGGGCGCGCTACCTCTCCGAGGTCGAGGCGTACGCGTTCGACTGA
- a CDS encoding MFS transporter, producing MAIDTPPSPASPASRTPAPADAPERLSGRARLVLFVLCAAQFMVALDFSVLNVALPVLGEDLGLSTSGLQWAVTAFALPSGGFLLLFGRIADLYGRRRLFLAGLVVFGASSLLATLAWDPASFLAGRALQGLGAAVIVPTGMSLLTTTFPEGPLRDRALGISGTLLSLGFTVGMVAGGVLTDTLGWRSTMGLLSIAAAVVLVLAPKVLGESRTTDRPKLDVPGAVSVTGGLLALIYALSTAAERGFDGADVLVTLVLGVALLIAFVVVESRSAAPLVSLPMLRRRTVAFGNLGGLITFSMMSTVVFVLTLYLQEVLDLSALGTGLVFGVQGVFSVLAGMYAPKLIGRIGARRTLALSLLGQGVFIGALLGLGEESGVLLATAAVSLASMCHLGAIISYGLAVTSGVPDEEQGLATGLVTTTQQVGITVGIPLLGVLATTQDVLFDGVRTVVAVAAAILLVAGAAVAAGLRRG from the coding sequence ATGGCGATCGACACTCCCCCTTCCCCTGCCTCCCCGGCCTCCCGCACCCCGGCACCCGCCGACGCCCCGGAACGGCTCTCCGGCCGGGCCCGGCTGGTCCTCTTCGTGCTGTGCGCCGCCCAGTTCATGGTGGCGCTCGACTTCTCCGTACTGAATGTGGCACTGCCGGTACTCGGCGAGGACCTGGGCCTGAGCACGTCCGGGCTGCAATGGGCGGTCACCGCGTTCGCCCTGCCGTCCGGCGGATTCCTGCTGCTGTTCGGCCGGATCGCCGATCTGTACGGCAGGCGCAGGCTGTTTCTCGCCGGGCTCGTCGTCTTCGGGGCTTCCTCGCTGCTGGCGACACTGGCCTGGGACCCGGCCTCGTTCCTGGCCGGGCGGGCGTTGCAAGGGCTCGGTGCGGCCGTGATCGTGCCGACCGGGATGTCGCTGCTGACCACCACGTTCCCGGAGGGCCCGCTGCGGGACCGGGCGCTGGGAATCAGCGGAACCCTGCTCTCGCTGGGCTTCACGGTGGGCATGGTGGCGGGCGGCGTACTGACCGACACACTGGGCTGGCGTTCCACGATGGGGCTGCTGAGCATCGCCGCCGCCGTGGTGCTGGTGCTGGCCCCGAAGGTGCTCGGCGAGTCGCGTACGACGGACCGGCCGAAGCTCGACGTGCCGGGCGCGGTGAGTGTGACCGGTGGTCTGCTGGCCCTGATCTACGCCCTGTCGACGGCGGCCGAGCGCGGGTTCGACGGCGCGGACGTCCTGGTCACGCTGGTCCTGGGCGTGGCCCTGCTGATCGCCTTCGTGGTCGTGGAGTCCCGCTCGGCGGCACCCCTGGTCTCGCTGCCGATGCTGCGGCGGCGGACGGTGGCCTTCGGGAATCTGGGCGGTCTGATCACCTTCTCGATGATGAGCACCGTCGTGTTCGTCCTGACCCTGTACCTCCAGGAGGTCCTGGACCTGTCCGCCCTCGGGACGGGGCTGGTCTTCGGGGTGCAGGGAGTGTTCTCGGTACTGGCCGGGATGTACGCCCCCAAGCTCATCGGCCGTATCGGCGCCCGCCGGACGCTGGCCCTGTCGCTGCTCGGCCAGGGCGTGTTCATCGGCGCGCTGCTGGGACTCGGCGAGGAGTCGGGCGTCCTGCTGGCGACCGCGGCCGTCTCACTGGCGAGCATGTGCCACCTGGGCGCGATCATCTCGTACGGCCTGGCGGTGACCTCGGGTGTCCCGGACGAGGAGCAGGGCCTGGCGACGGGGCTGGTCACCACGACCCAGCAGGTCGGCATCACCGTCGGCATCCCGCTGCTGGGGGTGCTGGCGACCACGCAGGACGTGCTGTTCGACGGCGTACGGACGGTGGTGGCGGTGGCCGCGGCGATCCTGCTGGTGGCCGGAGCGGCGGTGGCGGCGGGGTTGCGCCGCGGATGA